A window of the Thalassospira indica genome harbors these coding sequences:
- a CDS encoding YnfA family protein, whose translation MQSIAAYIFAAIAEIAGCFAFWAWLRSGKSIFWVVPGVASLIVFAWLLTWVEADFAGRAYAAYGGVYITASIFWMWVVERTTPDRWDVTGLLVCLLGAGIILFAPR comes from the coding sequence ATGCAAAGCATTGCGGCCTATATCTTTGCAGCCATTGCCGAAATTGCCGGGTGTTTTGCCTTCTGGGCTTGGCTTCGGTCCGGAAAATCGATCTTTTGGGTCGTGCCGGGTGTCGCATCCCTGATTGTCTTTGCCTGGCTTCTGACCTGGGTTGAGGCCGACTTTGCCGGGCGGGCCTATGCGGCCTATGGCGGTGTTTACATTACGGCATCGATCTTCTGGATGTGGGTGGTTGAACGCACCACCCCCGACCGCTGGGATGTAACCGGATTGCTGGTTTGCCTTTTGGGTGCCGGGATCATCCTGTTTGCCCCGCGTTAG
- a CDS encoding response regulator, protein MSVILFVDDDKNILDGLRRRLRSVRSGWELHFAHDAESALAKAAEMEPDVVVSDMRMPGTDGAELLTMMQEKHPHSARIILSGFAEEEAILRTVGPAHQYLAKPCDDQMLVETIENALDLRNLLTNPDLRALVGGIDALASPPITYTNLIKALENPLTSNEQLTAIVASDIALTAEILKLTNSAYFAVSQKITSVSQAIRMIGVDTLKALALFIGLFRSFDGPKPAVTRMMQLCKRSQQLGVVATLIAEQEKLPKEVISVMAAVGMLSHTGSLILYAYRANEMAEVIKRVETEDIPINVAERDQFGAAHPEIGAYLLGLWGFPSAMVQTVAYHHRPQDTRHTEMNALSAIYIAQHLAREVAIESRTGQAPESRIDLEYLERLGKADRLPVWREIARVVEEKYREMDT, encoded by the coding sequence ATGAGCGTCATCCTTTTTGTCGATGATGACAAAAATATTCTGGATGGTTTGCGTCGCCGGTTACGCTCGGTCCGGTCCGGCTGGGAGCTGCATTTCGCGCATGACGCGGAAAGCGCCTTGGCGAAGGCTGCGGAAATGGAGCCGGATGTCGTCGTTTCCGACATGCGCATGCCCGGAACCGATGGCGCAGAACTTTTGACCATGATGCAGGAAAAACACCCGCATAGCGCGCGTATCATTCTGTCGGGTTTTGCCGAGGAAGAGGCAATCCTGCGCACGGTTGGCCCGGCGCATCAGTATCTGGCCAAACCGTGTGATGATCAGATGCTGGTCGAAACCATCGAGAACGCGCTTGATCTGCGTAACCTTCTGACCAATCCGGACCTGCGTGCACTTGTTGGCGGGATTGATGCACTTGCCTCCCCGCCGATAACCTATACCAACCTTATCAAGGCACTGGAAAACCCACTGACCAGCAATGAGCAGCTTACGGCCATCGTTGCCTCAGACATTGCGTTAACCGCCGAAATCCTGAAGCTGACCAACTCGGCCTATTTTGCGGTCAGCCAGAAAATCACATCTGTCTCGCAAGCCATCCGCATGATTGGCGTCGATACGCTTAAGGCGCTTGCCCTGTTTATCGGTCTGTTTCGCAGTTTTGACGGCCCCAAGCCGGCAGTCACGCGGATGATGCAACTGTGCAAACGCAGCCAGCAGCTTGGCGTTGTCGCCACCTTGATCGCCGAACAGGAAAAGCTTCCGAAGGAAGTGATCAGTGTCATGGCCGCTGTGGGCATGCTGAGCCATACCGGCAGTTTGATCCTTTATGCCTATCGCGCCAATGAAATGGCCGAGGTCATCAAGCGGGTCGAAACCGAAGACATTCCGATCAACGTTGCCGAACGTGACCAGTTTGGCGCGGCCCACCCGGAAATCGGTGCGTACCTTTTGGGTCTGTGGGGCTTTCCAAGCGCCATGGTGCAGACGGTTGCCTATCACCATCGCCCGCAAGACACACGGCATACCGAAATGAACGCGCTGAGCGCAATCTACATTGCCCAGCATCTGGCCCGCGAAGTCGCCATCGAAAGCCGTACCGGGCAGGCCCCCGAAAGCCGCATTGATCTTGAATATCTTGAACGTCTGGGAAAAGCCGACCGGTTGCCGGTCTGGCGCGAAATTGCCCGCGTGGTCGAAGAAAAATACCGCGAAATGGACACGTAA
- a CDS encoding response regulator has protein sequence MHHILFVDDDANILNGLRRRLRSTRPEWNLYFANSGSEAIELAENKDLDVIVSDIQMPGMDGVTLLETLQKTHPDAVRIILTGHADNASYLRTIGPAHQFLSKPCDHETLVDSIENALGLRQLLRSPELRTLVAGSKSLASPPDTYMRLETAFSNPNYALDTISKIVESDIALTTEVLKLTNSSYFAVTQNVSSVAHAVRMLGMETLKALALFVGLYRGFDGPASQAANLKRLCHRSQQIGVTAALIAEYERLPREICHAVPSIGMLSHIGTLILYTKRPDEMQAVIDRVEKEGISIDQAEAEQFGAGHAEIGAYLLGLWGFPAPVIQAVAYHHRPMDLPHREMTALTAIYVAQHLTREIADRDAGRTVESTIDQEYLAQIGKQSHIEEWTNIAAVVSGKYRELTNN, from the coding sequence ATGCACCACATTTTGTTTGTTGATGATGATGCCAACATCCTGAACGGATTGCGCCGACGTCTGCGCAGCACCCGTCCCGAGTGGAACCTTTATTTCGCCAATAGCGGGTCTGAGGCCATCGAACTTGCCGAAAACAAGGATCTGGACGTCATCGTTTCAGACATCCAGATGCCTGGCATGGACGGTGTGACCTTGCTTGAAACCTTGCAGAAAACCCATCCCGATGCCGTACGTATCATTCTGACCGGCCATGCCGATAACGCATCCTATCTGCGCACCATCGGCCCGGCACACCAGTTTCTCAGCAAACCCTGCGATCATGAAACCCTGGTCGACAGTATTGAAAACGCACTGGGTCTGCGTCAGTTATTGCGAAGCCCCGAACTTAGAACCCTTGTCGCTGGTTCCAAGAGCCTCGCCTCGCCGCCCGACACCTATATGCGTCTGGAAACGGCGTTTTCGAACCCGAATTACGCGCTTGATACCATCAGCAAAATTGTTGAGTCTGATATCGCGCTGACCACCGAAGTTTTGAAACTGACCAACTCGTCCTATTTCGCAGTGACGCAGAATGTTTCGTCGGTCGCGCACGCCGTGCGGATGTTGGGGATGGAAACGCTTAAGGCACTGGCTCTTTTTGTTGGGCTATATCGCGGCTTTGACGGCCCTGCCAGTCAGGCAGCCAATCTTAAACGCCTGTGCCACCGCTCCCAGCAGATTGGCGTTACTGCCGCCCTGATTGCCGAATATGAACGGCTTCCGCGTGAAATTTGTCATGCTGTGCCATCCATCGGGATGCTTAGTCACATCGGCACGTTGATCCTTTATACCAAGCGCCCTGATGAGATGCAGGCGGTCATTGACCGTGTTGAAAAAGAAGGCATTTCAATTGATCAGGCGGAGGCCGAACAATTCGGGGCCGGACATGCCGAAATCGGTGCCTATTTGCTGGGATTGTGGGGTTTTCCGGCACCTGTCATTCAGGCCGTTGCCTATCATCATCGGCCAATGGATTTACCGCACCGGGAAATGACCGCCCTGACCGCGATCTATGTTGCGCAACATCTGACACGTGAAATTGCCGATCGCGACGCCGGACGGACCGTCGAAAGCACGATCGATCAGGAATATCTCGCCCAGATCGGCAAGCAGAGTCACATCGAAGAATGGACCAATATTGCGGCTGTTGTTTCCGGCAAATACCGCGAACTGACCAACAACTAG
- a CDS encoding two-component system sensor histidine kinase NtrB, whose protein sequence is MTEDQDSTDAPKILSGTADVASGSDLLDAAMEIDAPEDVRARFLALLTEQKRRKKETTQRLKTILDSVVEGILIIDATGMIQDFNKSAAEILRATGDELLGTSVDIMFIDRKATVRHKLLNRCINISSGVLKYDYTETMAQRLDGDSFPMEIIVSPANFASEMSYLYIFRDITRRKNAEVAQKKLEEDLREALKLEAIGHLAGGIAHEINTPSQYIRDNLKFLNDSYGALSRMLGLALQTLWKNRANLPPNTFEDFARQMRDSDLEFLLEEIPHATQQSLDGINQVARIVLSMKEFSHPGGTEKTTTDINRVLSNVIVISRNEWKHNADITEELDPEIPHIPCHINEVNQVFLNLIVNAAQAIQAAGRKPEEGHITVKTTSLDDSILISISDNGTGIAKENRSKVFNPFFTTKEVGKGTGQGLSITHDIVTVRHGGRIWFETEMGKGTTFRVLLPAEDRTGKKPDEKSEKAKT, encoded by the coding sequence ATGACCGAAGACCAGGACAGCACTGATGCACCGAAAATCCTGAGCGGCACCGCCGATGTCGCGTCCGGCTCGGATTTGCTTGATGCTGCGATGGAAATTGATGCGCCCGAAGATGTGCGTGCGCGTTTCCTCGCACTACTGACCGAGCAGAAACGGCGCAAGAAGGAAACCACCCAGCGGCTCAAGACCATTCTTGATAGCGTTGTCGAGGGGATCCTGATCATTGATGCCACTGGCATGATCCAGGATTTCAACAAATCAGCCGCCGAAATCCTGCGCGCAACCGGCGATGAGTTGCTGGGCACTTCGGTCGATATCATGTTCATTGATCGCAAGGCAACCGTGCGCCACAAGCTTTTGAACCGCTGCATCAATATCAGCAGTGGTGTGCTGAAATATGACTATACCGAAACCATGGCGCAGCGCCTTGATGGCGACAGCTTTCCGATGGAAATCATCGTAAGTCCGGCCAATTTCGCCTCCGAGATGAGCTATCTTTACATTTTCCGCGACATCACCCGACGCAAGAACGCGGAAGTCGCGCAAAAGAAGCTTGAAGAAGACTTGCGCGAGGCCCTTAAGCTTGAGGCGATTGGCCATCTGGCGGGCGGCATTGCCCATGAAATCAATACGCCCAGCCAGTATATCCGCGACAACCTGAAGTTCCTGAATGACAGTTACGGGGCGCTTTCGCGCATGCTTGGTCTGGCCTTGCAGACCTTGTGGAAAAACCGTGCAAATTTGCCGCCCAATACGTTTGAGGATTTCGCCCGACAAATGCGCGATTCCGATCTTGAATTTCTGCTTGAGGAAATCCCGCACGCCACCCAACAGTCCCTTGATGGCATCAATCAGGTGGCGCGCATTGTCCTGTCGATGAAGGAATTCTCCCATCCCGGCGGGACGGAAAAAACCACCACCGACATCAACCGGGTCCTGTCGAACGTGATTGTGATTTCACGCAATGAGTGGAAACACAATGCCGACATCACCGAGGAACTTGATCCGGAAATCCCGCATATTCCGTGCCACATCAACGAGGTCAATCAGGTCTTCCTCAACCTGATTGTCAACGCAGCACAGGCCATTCAGGCGGCCGGGCGCAAACCCGAAGAAGGTCACATCACTGTCAAGACCACGTCGCTTGATGACAGCATCCTGATTTCGATTTCCGACAACGGAACCGGTATTGCCAAGGAAAACCGGTCAAAGGTGTTCAACCCGTTCTTTACCACCAAGGAAGTTGGCAAGGGCACGGGACAGGGACTTTCGATCACCCATGACATCGTCACGGTGCGCCATGGCGGACGCATCTGGTTTGAAACCGAAATGGGAAAGGGAACGACATTCCGCGTACTTCTGCCCGCCGAAGACCGCACTGGCAAAAAGCCCGATGAAAAATCCGAGAAAGCCAAGACCTAA
- a CDS encoding pentapeptide repeat-containing protein, with protein MTTRTELVDAIKKHQLFVMKQPGGRRLQLRNGNLSRIKMSKISLEDAVLPGANFIQAQIQDVKFDFCDLFGTNFVEANLEGSSFMRADLRGANMARAKLRNANLTGADLRSGVMVIVDAGREKKVKRQTDLTNADLQGSVMSGANLAESNMSGARLADADLSDANMFAVNLAGADLSGCNLSGAKLKNANLKGAKLKDTLLLGTDLSGANLRNVDLANVDLSQANTSNSIGSKAATPLPDDIRILLNAHTEWLTSGGISGARLDVTGRDLTELDFTGFDLSAACFDDCILRGVLLVDTILVMASMRNADLSRARLSGSIMNGVRMSYANCTKAVLQGVKFGGVEQRDAKGQKTGEVWRADLHATDFSYADLRNSVFDEPHMKGAKLCKANISGVAFGETDLSDVDLDGTNTGSILTGIIPGKV; from the coding sequence ATGACAACACGCACCGAACTGGTTGATGCAATCAAAAAGCATCAGCTCTTTGTCATGAAGCAGCCCGGCGGTCGGCGATTGCAGCTCCGCAATGGCAACCTGTCGCGCATCAAGATGAGCAAAATCAGTCTTGAAGATGCGGTGCTTCCCGGTGCCAATTTCATTCAGGCCCAGATCCAGGATGTCAAATTTGATTTCTGTGATCTGTTCGGAACCAACTTTGTCGAGGCCAATCTCGAAGGTTCAAGCTTCATGCGCGCCGACTTGCGCGGCGCCAACATGGCGCGTGCCAAACTGCGCAATGCCAACCTGACCGGGGCCGATCTTCGATCCGGTGTGATGGTGATTGTCGATGCCGGACGCGAGAAAAAGGTCAAGCGACAAACAGATCTGACCAATGCAGACCTTCAGGGATCGGTGATGTCCGGAGCCAATCTGGCCGAAAGCAACATGTCCGGTGCCCGGCTTGCCGATGCGGATCTGAGTGACGCCAACATGTTTGCCGTGAACCTTGCCGGCGCGGATCTTTCGGGCTGCAACCTGTCGGGCGCAAAGCTCAAGAACGCCAACCTCAAGGGTGCAAAGCTCAAGGATACGCTTTTGCTTGGCACGGACTTGTCGGGTGCCAATCTGCGCAATGTTGATCTGGCGAACGTTGATCTGTCGCAGGCCAATACGTCAAACTCGATTGGCAGCAAGGCGGCAACGCCGCTCCCTGATGATATCCGCATCTTGCTCAATGCCCATACCGAGTGGCTGACAAGTGGCGGCATATCGGGCGCACGTCTTGATGTGACCGGTCGTGATCTGACTGAACTTGATTTCACCGGGTTTGATCTTTCAGCGGCATGTTTTGATGATTGCATCCTGCGCGGTGTTTTGCTGGTCGATACCATTCTGGTCATGGCATCGATGCGCAATGCCGACTTGTCCCGCGCCCGGCTGAGCGGATCGATCATGAACGGTGTGCGGATGTCCTATGCCAACTGCACCAAGGCCGTGCTTCAGGGCGTCAAGTTCGGTGGCGTCGAACAACGTGATGCCAAGGGACAAAAAACGGGCGAGGTCTGGCGCGCAGACCTTCATGCGACGGACTTTTCATACGCTGACCTTCGAAACTCGGTTTTCGATGAGCCCCACATGAAGGGGGCCAAGCTTTGCAAGGCCAATATTTCCGGTGTTGCCTTTGGTGAAACGGACCTGAGCGATGTCGATCTTGACGGTACCAACACCGGCTCGATTCTGACCGGAATCATCCCCGGTAAGGTTTAA
- a CDS encoding HD domain-containing phosphohydrolase, translating to MTQNPPVLFVDDDENLLMGLKRKLRGKFDFDTAVGPLQALEKIKAGNKYSVCVADMRMPDMDGVKLLAEVARLSPDTVNMMLTGNADQHTAVEAINRGHIFRFFNKPCEDEDLIAGVKAGLRQYQLITAEKALIEQTLAGSVKVLTEVLAQLNPAIFGKAMRAKLWCDTIAKQIGYPHPWELGLAALLAPIGYVSLPPEILARLGEDKPLQPLERDVVRRTPEVARKLISNIPRLEQVAGIVYLQNRNFDGSGFPAEGPLGTEIPLGARVLRIFNDLGKIVESDLVVKQHFDELRHQPKRYDPELLDKIEALLAKEDPSYDKVAYPKGTEHDIYLKALRMGDFLLTDIETREGQVLLAHGNYVSEIQLQRLRVFQELHQFHEPIRVRRGGQDPEITIREGS from the coding sequence ATGACACAGAATCCCCCTGTACTCTTCGTTGATGATGATGAAAACCTGTTGATGGGCCTTAAGCGCAAGCTGCGCGGCAAGTTCGATTTCGACACGGCTGTCGGCCCGCTTCAGGCGCTTGAGAAAATCAAGGCAGGCAACAAATATTCGGTTTGTGTTGCCGACATGCGCATGCCCGACATGGACGGTGTGAAGCTACTGGCCGAGGTTGCCAGACTCAGCCCCGATACAGTCAACATGATGCTAACCGGCAATGCCGACCAGCATACCGCCGTCGAAGCAATCAACCGAGGGCATATTTTCCGCTTTTTCAACAAGCCGTGCGAGGACGAGGACCTGATTGCCGGTGTTAAGGCGGGCTTGCGCCAATATCAGTTGATCACCGCGGAAAAGGCGCTGATCGAACAGACCCTGGCGGGCAGTGTAAAGGTCCTGACCGAGGTGCTGGCACAACTTAACCCGGCGATTTTTGGCAAGGCGATGCGCGCCAAGCTTTGGTGCGACACCATTGCCAAACAGATCGGCTACCCGCATCCGTGGGAGTTGGGGTTGGCCGCGTTGCTGGCGCCAATTGGTTATGTCTCCCTGCCGCCGGAAATCCTTGCCCGCCTTGGCGAGGACAAGCCGCTTCAACCGCTTGAACGTGACGTGGTCCGTCGCACACCCGAGGTGGCACGCAAACTGATTTCCAATATCCCGCGTCTGGAACAAGTTGCCGGTATTGTCTATCTGCAAAACCGCAATTTCGACGGATCGGGCTTCCCGGCCGAAGGCCCGCTTGGCACGGAAATTCCGTTGGGCGCGCGGGTCCTTCGGATTTTCAACGACCTTGGCAAAATTGTCGAAAGTGATCTTGTCGTCAAACAGCACTTTGACGAGTTGCGCCACCAGCCAAAGCGCTACGACCCGGAGCTGCTCGACAAGATCGAGGCCCTGTTGGCCAAAGAAGATCCGTCCTATGACAAGGTCGCCTACCCCAAAGGGACCGAGCATGACATCTATCTGAAGGCTCTGCGCATGGGTGATTTCCTGCTCACAGATATCGAAACCCGCGAGGGGCAAGTGCTTTTGGCACACGGCAACTACGTATCCGAGATACAGCTTCAGCGGTTGCGCGTATTTCAGGAACTTCATCAGTTCCATGAACCGATCCGTGTGAGACGCGGCGGACAGGACCCAGAAATCACGATACGCGAGGGCTCATGA
- a CDS encoding asparaginase, which produces MPQSIAANPILVEATRGDMVESFHRGRYVVMTSDGTVVDQGGDIDALMYPRSAIKPLLAIPFVESGAVEAFGLEDKHIALACSSHNGEEEHAQTVKAWLEKIGLSVDTLECAPHYSLSLNAAIKQASDHVSLTKAHNNCSGKHSGFLSTAQQLGEDPAGYIEESHPVQQRLIKVLEEMGDCYLSSTPRGIDGCGIPVIGMRLRDLGLAMARMADPAGLDAKRIDAIKRIRKGCANAPFMVAGTGRFCTGIMEECGEDALVKVGAEGVYCAAFPKQGLGVALKIDDGTQRGAEVAMGAILRKHGVIDDAKAEVLKKYLTPVLTNWAGKYAGDLRPAF; this is translated from the coding sequence ATGCCTCAGTCAATCGCTGCCAACCCGATCCTTGTCGAAGCCACACGCGGCGATATGGTCGAAAGTTTCCATCGCGGCCGTTACGTCGTGATGACGTCTGACGGGACAGTGGTTGATCAAGGGGGCGATATTGATGCGCTGATGTATCCGCGATCTGCGATCAAGCCGCTTCTGGCCATTCCGTTTGTTGAAAGCGGTGCGGTCGAGGCCTTCGGGCTTGAGGACAAACACATCGCTCTTGCCTGCTCATCGCATAATGGCGAGGAAGAACACGCCCAAACCGTCAAGGCATGGTTGGAGAAGATCGGTCTTTCGGTCGATACGCTGGAATGCGCCCCGCATTATTCACTCAGCCTGAATGCCGCGATTAAACAGGCGTCTGATCATGTCAGCCTGACCAAGGCGCACAACAATTGCTCTGGCAAGCATTCAGGGTTCCTGTCGACCGCACAGCAGTTGGGCGAAGACCCGGCTGGCTATATCGAAGAGTCCCATCCGGTTCAGCAGCGCCTGATCAAGGTGTTGGAAGAAATGGGTGATTGCTATCTGTCTTCGACCCCGCGCGGTATCGATGGATGCGGTATTCCGGTGATCGGCATGCGGTTGCGTGATCTGGGCCTTGCCATGGCGCGCATGGCCGACCCGGCGGGGCTTGATGCCAAACGTATTGATGCGATCAAGCGCATCCGCAAGGGCTGTGCAAATGCCCCCTTCATGGTTGCCGGAACCGGGCGTTTTTGCACCGGGATCATGGAAGAATGCGGTGAAGATGCATTGGTCAAGGTCGGCGCAGAGGGGGTCTATTGCGCAGCCTTCCCCAAACAGGGACTTGGTGTGGCGCTTAAAATCGATGATGGCACCCAGCGCGGGGCAGAGGTTGCGATGGGCGCGATCCTGCGCAAACATGGCGTGATTGATGACGCCAAGGCCGAGGTCTTGAAGAAATACCTGACCCCGGTTCTGACCAACTGGGCGGGCAAATATGCCGGGGACTTGCGCCCGGCCTTCTGA
- a CDS encoding Lrp/AsnC family transcriptional regulator, whose amino-acid sequence MTDVTLSATDIRILQALQKDAAISNVQLAEMVGMSPSPCLRRVKQLEASGVIKRQVALLDRKKLGFGVLATIQVRLQSHTEQGAEDFARAMNDLPEILSCWAMTGRQDFLLVSVARDIESFGDFVTHQLLSMSNVRDVQSSLVLKEYKNLTAIPLPKGV is encoded by the coding sequence ATGACTGACGTGACGCTAAGCGCGACCGATATCCGGATACTGCAGGCCCTGCAAAAGGACGCCGCGATCAGCAATGTTCAACTGGCGGAAATGGTCGGCATGTCACCATCGCCCTGTTTGCGTCGGGTCAAACAACTCGAAGCCTCCGGGGTCATCAAACGTCAGGTCGCACTCCTTGATCGCAAGAAGCTTGGTTTCGGTGTGCTGGCAACCATTCAGGTCCGCTTGCAAAGCCATACCGAACAGGGGGCGGAGGATTTCGCCCGCGCGATGAATGATCTGCCGGAAATCCTGTCTTGCTGGGCGATGACGGGGCGGCAGGATTTTCTGCTGGTGTCCGTGGCGCGCGATATCGAAAGCTTTGGCGATTTTGTCACCCATCAGTTGCTTTCAATGTCCAATGTGCGCGATGTGCAATCAAGTCTGGTTTTGAAGGAATACAAGAACCTGACGGCCATACCATTGCCGAAAGGTGTTTAA
- the phhA gene encoding phenylalanine 4-monooxygenase, which yields MNQGNDLRGDYSHINDDYTIDQDWSTYTEAEHELWRKLYDRQSRILPGYAAEDYIRNLMKLDAADQIPHFGRVSEKLHAATGWHLVAVPGLVPDDVFFDHLANRRFPVTVWLRKPEEMDYLVEPDIFHDFFGHVPMLYDPTFADYLAAYGAKGPEAIAKGGLKQLARMYWYMVEFGLIMTPHGLRAYGAGMLSSQTETIYSVTDPTPNRVAFELERVMGTDYAIDDFQKTYFVLESYDQLFDAMNVPLAPIYDRLAKKPAIDPATTLSTDRLYHVHGAADSIISLGEEPHRPHRQQRPA from the coding sequence ATGAATCAGGGAAACGATCTGCGTGGCGATTACAGCCACATCAATGACGACTACACCATCGATCAGGACTGGAGCACATATACCGAAGCCGAGCACGAGCTATGGCGCAAACTTTATGACCGCCAGTCGCGCATTTTGCCCGGATATGCTGCCGAGGATTACATTCGCAATCTGATGAAACTTGATGCGGCGGATCAGATTCCGCATTTCGGCCGGGTCAGCGAGAAGCTTCATGCGGCGACCGGTTGGCATCTTGTGGCTGTTCCGGGCCTGGTGCCTGATGATGTGTTTTTTGACCATCTTGCCAATCGTCGGTTCCCGGTCACCGTGTGGCTGCGCAAGCCCGAGGAAATGGATTATCTGGTCGAACCCGACATCTTCCATGACTTTTTTGGTCATGTGCCGATGCTCTATGACCCGACCTTTGCCGATTATCTGGCGGCCTATGGCGCCAAGGGCCCAGAGGCAATTGCTAAGGGCGGCCTGAAACAGCTGGCGCGGATGTATTGGTATATGGTCGAGTTTGGCCTGATCATGACCCCGCATGGTTTGCGCGCCTATGGGGCGGGCATGTTGTCATCGCAAACCGAAACCATCTATTCGGTCACCGATCCCACGCCAAACCGGGTGGCGTTCGAGCTTGAACGGGTCATGGGCACGGATTATGCGATTGATGATTTCCAGAAAACCTATTTCGTGCTGGAAAGTTACGATCAGTTGTTTGACGCGATGAATGTGCCACTGGCGCCGATCTATGATCGGCTTGCCAAGAAGCCTGCGATTGATCCAGCAACCACCTTGTCGACAGATCGGCTTTATCATGTGCACGGGGCCGCAGACAGCATCATTTCTCTGGGCGAGGAGCCCCACAGGCCCCACAGACAACAACGCCCTGCATAA